In the Podarcis muralis chromosome 15, rPodMur119.hap1.1, whole genome shotgun sequence genome, tggaactagacaggcatgaaacctcctaattaaattataactaaagattgatatagcataaaacaattactaatgattgatcataacatgaaagaatatAATAATCGAGttccgtagatgtggtcagctatgcattgagaacaggtcatcatgaacttaagatgaactgagcaaggagggaatgtcttggtatttggaacaggtctgtacagtgtgtgcagaagcagggaaaagattataagcgagacttcccagaatgcaagagaaaagaagCAATGCTTCCCCATAATGCAACAGTTATGTGCAAAGAGAgatcttatgtgcagaaagagaacttcccttcAGAATACATTTAACATAGTAGCGCTGGTGAGTGTGTGCCCTGCTCCctaaggccaggtggaaagggccttgcaggatgCGGCCTTCACGCTtcacagccgggcgatgttcctctggcctcatgaggagcctctacTTGGATTATATCCAAGCATAGAAGGGCTCCTTGATTCGGGAACCATCGTGCAAAATTCTGTTTGAAACAGCATCCCAGGAATAGCAAAAGCCTGTTCCTCGATTTCAGGAAGTGTGGTGCAAAATATGGCTGTGATATCTTCAGAGCTGTCCATGCAGGCCCCGGAAGGCTGCCCGGAAGGGAatttggccctcagactgaaaagcaTTCCCTCCTGCTCCTCACCAACGCCAGAAGGAGCTGTTTAGGGTTGCTGGGTTGCAAGCCGCTTGCACAGACACACAAATCCCTGAAATTCTCTCCCCTGCTTTCGTCCACAGCACTTCAGAGGTGAGCTGGGAGACTTCTTCGTCGGCTGCATCTACACGGCTGAGCTGAGCACCCCCTTTGTATCGTTGGGCAAGATCCTGTTGCAGGTAAAACCGCAACTCCAGGCTTTCTCAGACACTCAGGGTCCGATACCCGTTTCTTTTACTCCCTGGTTAAAAGTAGAGATGTGCTTTGCTCTGAGGCTCAGGGCAGTTGTGTTTCTGATGGCAAAAGACAGAATTTCCTGCCATCGCAATCACCTGCCTTCATTTCTCCACAAGTcactggttggtttttttaaatgaaaaacaaaagcagTGCAAAGCAGTACAATCGTGCAGAGAAGCAACAGGCACACCCCCGAGAGAGATGCTAAATGCACTGTACCGGTGACTTGGAAACATGCTGCAAATGCACGGCTTTGTTGTCCTACACAAAGGAGGAGGATGTTGCTGGAAATATGgtgtgtggttttataatttgttggaagccacccagagtggctggggcgaccCCGTCTGATGAggattattaatacagtggtacctcaggttaagaacttaattcgttctggaggtccgttcgtaacctgaaaatgttcttaacctgaggtaccactttagccaatggggcctcccactgccactgcccgatttctgttctcatcctgaagcaaagttcttaacctatttctgggttagcggagtctgtaacctgaagcgtctgtaacctaaagcgtctgtaacccgaggtaccactgtaataatttccACAGCTCTAGGgttttctggttgttgttgttgttgtttaaatacagcggtacctcgggttgagtacttaattcgttccagaggtctgttcttaacctgaagcaccactttagctagtggggcttcctgctgccgctgtgcgatttctgttctcatcctgaagcagagttcttaacctgaggcaatatttctgggttagcggagtctataacctgaagcatctgtaacctgaagcgtctgtaacccgaggtgccactgtaataatTTCCACAGCTCTAGGGTTTTCTGGTTGTTGTCGTAGTTTAAATAGCTGTATATAACTGTTTTCACCTCCCGCTTTCTCTTCCCCAGCTGAAAATGCAGGATTCGGCCTTGCACAAAGTCAACGGCATCCTCATCCTGGTGACCTTCTTCCTGTGCCGCATTGTCCTCTTCCCCTTCATGTACTGGGCCTACGGCCGCCAGGCCGGCCTCCCCATCTACAAAGTGCCTTTCCACATCCCCCTCCACTGCAACGTGGCCAACGCCCTGCTCATCGCCCCTCAGCTCTACTGGTTCGCCCTCATCTGCCGCAAGGCCCTGCGGCTGTACAGAGCCCCGCCGGCCCCGGACCGAGCCCGATAATGGCGGCCTGAGACCTGCTCCCTGTCGGCTGGGTCCTGCCCGCCCCGACTTTCTGCGCCAGCCTCTGGGGAGAGACCTCTCAGTCGGGACGCCGTGGGCTTTGCCCAGGAGTGACAGGCGACGCTACCTCTGCAGGTGGCCCCTGGGTGAAATCCGGTTGCCATACGGTGCCAACAAGGCcgggttgctttttgttttgatcTGTTCTGAGGAGTCTACTGCCGGAAGAgtgctgctggatccggccacccACAAACCTcgcccagcaccctgttctcacattggcacCCGCCAAGGTGCTCAAAATAGGCCGGGACTCCTGGAAGCTGCAGGATGGGGGCGGCGTGCCAGGATCCGGCGCCCTGCCAGCGCTGGCCTCTCTTGGGACAAAAGGGTGGGCAGAGAGGGGGCACTGGGTAGGCCGTCTGTAGGTTCCTCGGTGGCTTCTGTAAAATGGAGGGTTTATTGCTTCCCAAGTCATGCTCTGAATAGGAGCAAGAAAACGACCCCCCCCCATTATACTGCTGAAGTgaagaaggctgggggggggggcagataaccCAGAGTACATTTTCCGCAGGGGAGGACTGTGAACTGTTTCGCCCCAGGATTCGAATCGTGGGCTTGGGATTCGAATGATTGGGAAAATCAAGCTATCTTCCCACCCACTCCCCAAGCTGTAAAAATGGGGTGGAGGGTATGGATTCTATGCTGGGGAAGAAAATAGGGCATTGGGCAGTCTGGTCATCATAttcggggggcgggggtgggaatGACCAGGCAGCTGGAGGTCTCGGGGCCAAATCAAATGTGTTGGTGTTTCTTTGCCCTGCCTGTAAGATGAGTATTTTTGTCAAGACCCTGCAGGGGTCGGCCTAAAATCTCCGCACCAGCAACGCCAGCGTCACACAGGGGTAAAGCTTCCCCACGCAATTCGCACCCGGCTCCCCGTTGACGGTGGCCCTGTGTTTGGAACACAAGAAGTCTGCCGCAGGTGGAGCTTGGGTCTAACCCAGGTCTAGTTCggctggtagagcacgagactcttaatctcagagtcgggGGTTCAAGCcctgccccaccttgggcaaaaaaatcgtgcattgcacggggttcgactagatgacccttgttgtcccttccagatcgacaattctatgaaaagCCGTGGCCTGCCAGAtggggctggactacaactcccatcattcccctgGCCATTGACCACGATGGCTTCTGAGATTTTGAGTCCAGCAGCGTTTGATTCCCCCATCACTGGTGCAATCCATTTTCTTACaggggtgtttcccccccccccaatcacttcTTGTGCCCATTTTCTTTCTGGTCAAGCTGGTCTTTTTTCTACCTCCTTGTTTATGCCTGATCTTTCCGGAACGCCTTTGCAAGTACCACGTTGGAGCCGCCTTTGGATTGATGCGGCTACAACTTCTCCTTAACAAACCGGCGTCTCCTCTGAGGttgtggtgctctccagaggttcccaaacttcaTCAGAAGCGCCTTTCacttcgtcagaagtggctttttaCTGCCTCCGACACTGTTGGGACACCACAGCCAGCCTGCCTAGCTGCCAGCGATAAGCTTCATCCTCCACAACTGtgcctcatcctcttttaaaaacaaccaagaTGGCAGCCCTCACGACAACTTAGGGGAGCAAATTCCGTATCGGCGCTGGACGAAGTTTTCCCCGCTCCGTTTCCCAGCtctcagcttcattagatgtcccCATTGGATtctagtgcagtggtacctcaggttaagtacttaatttgttccggaggtccgttcttaacctgaggcaccactttagctaatggggcctcctgctgctgctgcgctgccggaacaagatttctattcttatcctgaagcaaagttcttaacctgaagcactatttctgggttagcggagtgtataacctgaagcgtatgtaaccccaggtaccactgtacagtggtttacctcggttgtcgaacgtaatccattccggaagaccgttcgacttctgaaatgtttgacaaccgaggcgcaaagggcggtctgcaacatcaatggggggggggggccctcactGGAAGCCATTCGATTTCCAGAAAGCATTCGAAAACGGAAAcaattctgggtttttggcgAAAACCACAATGTTCGGCTTCCAGGAtgcttgaaaaccgaggtaccactgtatttgggaggTTTTCTTCCTCATATCCACTGTTCTCCACGCTGTGCATTGTGGAGAACAGAAGATGGGGAGGTTATCTTCTCTACCTCATATAACCCTCCTTTTTTACTTCCTAAACTAAACCCTCACCCCCCAAATGCTGTCGCTTTTCCTCGCTGTGGAGTCACTCGGAAACCTCAAATCTCTTCCCACAGTCcttttcagggatgatgggaactattgTCTGATGACAGCCGCCAAGTTGCCCACCCCTGCCAAAAGCTCTGACCATGCCTATACGTCCCAGACTTTCCTTTATTGATATTATTTTCCTTGAGACCAATAAGGTGCCTTGTGTACAACAGGACGGGGAACAGCCCTCAAATGTCTCTGAAATTGCACAAATCCCAGGAGatattttcctttcccctcaGCCAACTCTCTGGTTTACAATATCTGCTCCAATATACCTGAATGTCATTTTTATTTGAAAGATCATATGCCAGGGATATGAGAGAGGCAAACTCCATCCCTGTTCTACAATATTTAAATGCTGTCTTTTGACTTCCAAACGATGCTACGAGACGTGGCTAGACGTGCCAAACATCTTAAAAATGCCTTTTGAAGTCGCCCGGTGGAATCGGCAGCAGGGAGGCCGACAGACGCATATTTCCCTCCCTGGGGACCTTCGACGTTATATTGCAAAACGAGAAAGGAATGTACTGTAAATAAGTATTCACTGTGTCCCTCAAAACCAGAGGATTCTACGGGTTTTGGGTTCTCCAAAAGATCACAGACAAGTGCCTAGGAGATGCCCAAAACATTATAACCACTTGCAGCGTTTACACACTACTCTTTGGGGGACGGCGTCAAGTCTCCTCTCACTGTGACACAACCCTGCCAAAATGGgtgaggaaggaaaaaaagagagactccATATTGAATGGTTTTATGTCACTGGATTCACTGTTTTCTCCTGCAAGACTACAGgcctggtatatatatatatttgaaagcaGACAAATAAAAGATAACCTGTTGAGAAATTTGAATTGTTGACTCTTGTTCAGGGCTCGAAATAATCCTGGCGCAttttgtgaccaagtgaagacaCCTGGgggccaggatggtgcctgatgtCTCCACAACTTGGagatgcatgcctggggatcacgGGATcttgaccatgggtaggcaaactaaggcctactTTTTGAACCATGAAACTCTGCCGGTTAAGGATTTAGTAAAACACTAAAATCAAGTGTAACGGACAACTGATTAAAAAGCTAAAAGCAGAACTAGGTAGGCGAAAGACAAGCCTTAAAGATCTGGCCCAACTAAAAGACTGCAAATACAAGGAGCCCTTCAAATTTAGTGCCCAGGCGCCACAGGTTGGCATTTTCTCTTTGACCACTTTTTGTGGCAATGCTTTGATTCAGTGCTGCCTCAACTTTTGCAAAGAATGCCTGGACAACTCATCTTGCAGAAGCTTTAGCCGTTAAATGATGTGGTGCAGAGGGGAATATTGGGTGCCTAACCATTTTAGGATAATCATTATTTTGCTATTACAGGAGAGACCACCAACAGGTGACTGCGTTCTGCCAGGAGGTTTTTCCTCCAAGCCCCAGAAATAGTAGCTGACTCCGCAAAAACTCTCAGCAGGATTTGCAGTGAGTTACAGAACAGATAAATTAATGGGCCCAAGTCGAGCcacgtccattaatttcagcgggtCTGCTCTGCACATGGTTAATGTTGCATACTAGCCAGAGATTTTAAAACCCTTAGCTCTTTCAGTGTTAAATCTATAAAATCACCTTGAGACCTATGTAAAAGGCGATTGATAAATGAACTGGTAACGACAAGCTGCATCCAACATTcgtcctactctgagtaaacccactgaaattaaaggatGTGACTAGCTTAAGTGCTTCAGTTTCAGGAATCTGAGTTGAATTTAGTAGGAGATATACTCCAATAACcacaaaataacaacaaacagGGATTGCCAAAATGCTTATATCCCATCTCGACCACAGAGGTCATCTGAAGGAGTGTTGTGGGTCATCCCCCAAGTCGGCGAGTCTCATTTGACAACGGCAGCTTTCAGTGCCatgggcccagtcctgtggaactctctgccactggagacTCAGCAGCGACCTTCTCTGCCAACTTTTAAGCACCTGCTGAATTTTTTTCAAATTCCACTAGGACTATGGAGGTAATTAAGAGTGCACCCTTCCACAATGGTTTGCTGCTGCTCGTTTTCAAGCTTTTTTTGTGCTTTTACAATACACGTTTTACGTTTTCCttgctgtaaaccacttggatATGTATATTTATGCATATGGCAGCATACAACTTTCCCCACAAATAAATACCGATTAGCCGGTTGCGAAAACCATCAACAAGGAAAGTGATAAAAAGGTTTATTATAGAGGTTCCCAATCTCCCACCCTGCTCCTTTGGGGCGAGACGCCTGCAGAACAAACCGGGGTCCTGAGGTCCAGAAGGCACCTTCAACTCCGTACGGACCGCGCGACCTGCTTCCCAGTTCTCGAACCGCGGCCGGCTTCACAGCTTCCGAAGCTTTTGCAGGAGCATCGTTCGCAGCTCCTTGTTGGTGACGTTCTCCGCGATGGACTCCAGGAAGTGCCTCTCGTTGGCCTTCCTCAGGGCGCTGCCGAGGGCCTCGTCGGCGTCGTAGAGCATCTCGTACTGCGAGAGGATctccagggagaggaggaggaggggctcgCTTGTGCCGTCGTCCGGCAGCATGGCGGCCACGTGGAGGGCGTGGCAGAAGATCTGGACGTAGACGAAGGACAGCTCTCGCGTCACGTTGCTCTTCTCCTGGGCCGGCTGCCACTGATTCCGGGCAATGTCCTTGACCGAACCCAGCAGATCGGACACGGCCAGGCAGTACAGCCGGGCCACGTGCCTCCACGCCTCCGCCGGCAGCCAGGTGGAGCCGCTGGCGCCGCAGAGGAACTGGAAGGCCCTCAGGAGAAGAACCGAGAACTGGAGATGGTAGGCAAACGGGCGGAAGTTCAGCAAGGGCAGGAACTGGACGTACTCCAGCGAATAAGGCACGTACATCACTTCCTGGTCTAAGAGGCTCTGAACCACGCCAACCAGCCTCCGCCACTCGCTGTGGCTGCACCAGGGGAAGACCTGGACCAGGGCCACCAGGAAGCCTTTGCTGAAGAGGTTGACCTCCTCGGGGTTGTCCACGTTGACCGTGAGCAGCGCCAGCATCTCCTCCCGCAAGGCGGCAGAGACGCAGCAGCACTCCATCCACGCCAGCAGGCCGCTGCCCGCGCCGTAGTTCGGGAGCGGACAGGACGTCCACTCGCCCTCCGGGAGCTTGCAGACCTCAAAGAGCGTGGCCGGGACCTCGTTCTTGAAGTGCTCCCCGTAGATGCTCTTCAGGCGGAGGCCGACGGTCCAGTCCAAGGCTGCCACCTTCTTATGCAACCAAGCCACCGACTGCGCCCACAGCTCGGGTGACAGGGAGTCCTTCTGCGCCAAGAGGGCGTCGCAGAGCTGAGCTAGGTTGGCGGCCACCAAGTCCTTGGCTTCCAAGGAGAGGCAGTGCTGGTCTTGCGGCTCGTGCCAGTACTGGGCAAAGCCGTCGAGGAGCttgcagaggcagaagaggagagggaaagggtgGCAGCTGTGGAGCCAGCTGCCCTCCTCGGCGGGCAGCGGCACTTTCAGGACTTTGTTGAGGATCTGCAAGCACAGCTCGACGCAAGGGGAGCCCGCCTTCAGGAAAGGGAGGACGAGGGCCTGGGTCACCTCTGCCGGAGAGAGGAGAGGCCTTGCTCCGCTCGGCTGCATGAGATAAACCAAGAACTCCAGGAACTGCTCCTTCTCCTTGGGCGACGAGAGGCGGTCCCAGACGGCTTCTTTCAGGCACCCCAGCAGCAGGCTGACGGGCGCTCCCTCCGAGTCCAGAGTCTCCCGGAAGCTCAGAGCCGGGAAGGAACACAGGATCTCCGCCAAGAACTGGTGCGTCCCCAGATTGGCCACGGCTAAGTTGCTCATTTTCTTGATGGTGGCCTCCGGGTTGAGGACGACCAGCCGGGACACGGAAGCCACGGCCTTCTTCAAGCCTTCTCCGGAGGCGCTCTGGATGATCTGGTTGAAGGCCACGTTGAGGTCCTCCTGGAACCCCTCAGAGAAAGCCGGAGACACCTTAGAGAGGCCCCGCCTGCCCCAAGCAGCCAAAACGCCCCAAATCACTTTGTTCTTATCGGGCAAGGGGAGGTCCATGTAGCACTCCAGCAGGACCCTCGCCACCGTGGCTTGCTGCTCCTGCTTCCCGGAGGAGTCGGCAGACGCCAACGTCTCCAGCAATTTCGAGACCAGCTCTGGTTCCCGGAACAGGTCTTTGTTCCGAACGAGGCAAGCGACCCACTCGTCTGTGAACGCCCAGCTTTTCTCCGAAGCAAAAAGGGAGCACATCTCTTGGTGCCTGTCCATCTTCTTCTCGATGACCACCATGGCCACCGATGGCAGGAGGTCGCCACCGGCGCTCTTGCCCCACAACTCAGGGCTCACTTTCTTCAAGAAGCCTGCGATGAGGTCACCCAGCGCCGACATCTCCTGCGCAGCATCTCTGTTGTGGTCTTCCTGTTTGGAGCAGTCCGCCAGCTTCTTCTTGAGAGAAGCCAGGGCCTCCAGGAGCCGGTAGCTCTCGTAGCAGATCTGCTGTGGGTCGTTGAGCAGCTCCTGCAGAGCGGGGGACCACTCCTCCAGCAAGGCCCGGAGGAAGCCCACATCGACGGGCAGCGCTTCGCCCGGTGGCCTCGTGGCGTTCAGCAAGCTGATGCTCCTCTCCGCCTCTTTCACCTGCtcactcagttcctgcttgctGTAGCGACCATCGCAGTCGCTGCTCCAGAGTGTTACCACGGAGGAGATCTTCTCCAAATAAGCCTGGACCGGCAGCGAGTCCGCCTCGCGCTGCGCCGCGAGCGACACGGACAGCACGTCTGCCAGGTTGGCGAGAGCGTGGCATTTCATCCTGGCTGGGTTGACGTTCTCCTTGATGAGCTTCAACCCTTCGGTCAAGACCGGGAGGACGCCAGCGGCCACGGAGGAACCTAGCAAAGAGGGGGCGTCGCTCTTGAATCTCTTTGGGGGCTGCCCCACCTCGTCAGGCTCCGAGAGATATTGGTGGGACACCGAGCGGAAGAGGAGCATCAGCCTGTCCTCCTGTCCCTCCTGATGCTTCAGGATTTCCCACCAGACGTCCAAGAAGAACGAGACGTCGGCCGGGGAAGTCTCGTTGGCCACGTACCCCACAAAGGCCTCCAGCTCCTTCCGGCAGACGTGTTCCGGCAACACCAGCAGCAGCTGGGCGAACAGCCGTGGGGCGTTGATAGCCTTGAAGAGCTCAAAGAGGACAGTGTGGTTGATCTCCGGGATCATGTTGCTGGCAGAGAAGAAGACATCTTCCTTCCACCTCTGGTTGGCGGAGACTGAGGGCGACGAGAGGAGAATCTTGGACCAGAGGACCACGGCGGCTTTCCGCTTCCAGGCACCGGGCTCGGGCGGGTATGACGAATGGGACGTGCAGATCTCTTCCAGGGCGTCGATGATGGGCTTCCCCACTTGGGGCCAGTCAGACTTGGCCAACTCCGACAGTGGTTTGGGGTGGCAGATGCTGGAAGCCAGCAGGAACCCCCCGTGCAACACACTCAGTTCTCCGCAGATGGTCACCGGCCCTGTTTGAGCAAAGACAGGCATACTGAGAAGGCAAAGACCTGCATCCAGCCCTATACagcccactctgactggcagcagcactcttcGCTCCTGAGCAGAGacacattggaagctgccttatatagggTCACACCACTGGGTCCAAGTAGCTCAGTACtgcccacactgattggcagccacTCTCCAGGGCTACAGGGAGAGGCtaattcccagccctatctggagttgCTGGAGAATGAACCTCAGATGCCCTGCTGCTGAGCCTGAGACTTTCCCACCTACTCCACGATCCTTTGAGCTGGAAGCATGGAGATTCGAACCCAAGACCCTTCTGTGACAAACAGTGTTAGTCAACAGGACCCCACCTGTACCCTTTCGACGGTCTTGATCTATTCTTGATCTATGGAAATGGCAGTAGTAAAAGTGCCACATAATAGTCGTTCTGCACTTGTATGGAATAGATTTTTCAGGATGGCAGcatccagactttggaactccctgcctcttgatgttAGACAAAGCCTTAGCTGCATTCTTTTTGCCACCTGCCAAAAACTATTTCCATTTAGGCGAGTGTTCCAGGGGGGGCATACATTTGAATCCATTTCAGCTTAACTGCCggttttaattatattttcaatttttaaagaaacacctttttttatttctacctatcattttaatgtatatttttaatgtgGGGTGAGGTTATCTTTGGTAAACGCCTTTCGAGACTTTGCTTACAGTTAAGTGGAAGACAAGTTTTCCCCAATAAATTTAAGAAAACAGATAACGCCATGGAGCACACCTGCTGCAGAGTGTGGcggaattttattttatcttaaaagGAACTAAAGGGGAAAAGGAGCACCTGAGCTCAGGCAGAGTGCCTTCTGAAAGGCAACAGGGTTGTTTTGTCTGCTTTAGAGAAGAAGGAAACTTatcaatgcttctgaacatgTGCAAAGTTCTTCTCCCCTCTGAAGGGCACCATCCTTTCTTCAGAAAAGCAGATCGGCAAGGAAAGAAGGATGGTAACAGTAATTCTCTTAATAACCACCATCAACTACTTTGTCATCATCTAGCTGAcaatcacaacaaccctgccggCAAGGCAAAGTCAGTCTTATAATCAGCCCATATTCCAGGGATGCAGTGACTTGAGCGAGAGAGACACCTGGCTTTGCTtaagcctccagctgttttgggactacaactcccatcatccctagctaacaggaccagtggtcagggatgacggaaattgtagtcccaaaacatctggagggccgagtttggccatgcctggaaggCCACTAAGTCGGCTCAGGGTTCAAACCAGAACCTTCCCTATTCATTTTGATTAATTTAATAAAACTgcttgatttgtgtgtgtgtgtatacacacccccacacacctaCATATATACACGTGTGtgtatacacccacccacacacctcaaaacagttcacacacaaaaaaagaacaataacatTGTACGGTTAAAAGCAGCTATTTAAAATGTCTAGAAGAGAGTTAAAATAGACGATACGCTTAAAACACACGTCCACTGGCTACACTTCTGGGTGGGTTTCCTTAAAATGTTTTTTCCCCCAGGCTCTGAAAAGAGGACAGTAGGAGGCGTGTTCAAAAGTGTGCGTGTTGCCCTCGCTAAAAgcctgatttcttacaaatgagcTCCTTGGCAGGAAAAGCCGCTTAAGAAAACCCAAGTCCTACTCAGTGCAGAATCCCCTGAAACGAACTGGGCTCCGTTCATTCCAAAGGGGTCTACTCCGAGTAGCTGGAAGCGAGAGAGGAAGGCCAGCAGCCGCCCAACTACCTAGCTCCATGGCTTCGGGGCTGCCTCCTAGCCCGGCTCCGGCAGGCGAGGGGAAGGCGGCATGGCCGAGAGCGGGGCTCCTCCGCCGCCTGCCCGCGCCGGGATCCTCGACGGCGGCAGCGGCTCGGGCGCCCTCCGGGGCTCCGCAGTTGgagacggcggcggcggcgccgtcCATTGTGCGCTCAGGGCGCACGGCACAAAGCTTTGGAGAGGGGCGCACGGGCAGGCTCGCCAAATTGcgccacgccgccgccgcagcaaTACTGTAGCCGCTTTCCAACCGCGCGGGCGCGCTGGATCCCGGCTCCTCCTCCCGGATCTCTCGGTCCCTGGGCGGATCCCTTTCCAGCCAGCGAGACGGGGCTGCGCAAGCAGAAGCGCCGTCGGAACAGCTACCTCTGCAGGCTCCTGCGCAACACTGCACGGCGCAGGGGTCGCCGAGCCATCCTCCTGCCCGCCTACACcggctggtaaaaaaaaaagctcctgGATggaggggtttttgggggggggctctttctcttcctccttccttacTAGGAGTAGCAAGTGCCGGGGCTCCCCGATTGCAAAGCGAGAAGGGCGCCGGGGTTTGGAAATATTGGGGCAGGAGACATTCTCCTCCAGCTCTCGACGCTTCGCACCTGCCACCTTTTAAATCGCCTCCTGGGGATAGCTTGAGGGAGGCGTCTCTGGGCGTGTGCAGagtgctttcttgcatttctgtCTGCATAGTGGCACTGCAGAAGCGTTTGCAAGCCAATAAAACGCATACGGGTTATAAAACGCCCCGCTGTATTTTGGGGTGAGTGGAGATTTAATCGCAGGCTGCCCCGGTCCCGATCCGAAACTCTAAAggagtgcatagctgtcaacttttcccctttttaaaagggaaattcccttattccgaataggattcctcgcaagaaaatggaaaagttgacagctatgagaggAGTGGGGAGTCTCCGGATGCTGAtagactacaacgcccatcatccctcgctactGGACATTGTagttggggctcatgggagttgtagtggcacagctggaaggccacagggtTCCCTCTCCCGTTGTTCGCCTCGGGTAGTCTAGGACCATCGGCCATGCTGGTTGGCCCGACACCATCCAGACAAGCGTATCTCTCTGTAGGCTACCAATTTCTTTGAGGCATTGCAAAGAAAAAAGGCTCAACAGCTTTTctgcccagattttcactttttgaaatat is a window encoding:
- the GEMIN4 gene encoding gem-associated protein 4, with product MDGAAAAVSNCGAPEGARAAAAVEDPGAGRRRRSPALGHAAFPSPAGAGLGGSPEAMELGPVTICGELSVLHGGFLLASSICHPKPLSELAKSDWPQVGKPIIDALEEICTSHSSYPPEPGAWKRKAAVVLWSKILLSSPSVSANQRWKEDVFFSASNMIPEINHTVLFELFKAINAPRLFAQLLLVLPEHVCRKELEAFVGYVANETSPADVSFFLDVWWEILKHQEGQEDRLMLLFRSVSHQYLSEPDEVGQPPKRFKSDAPSLLGSSVAAGVLPVLTEGLKLIKENVNPARMKCHALANLADVLSVSLAAQREADSLPVQAYLEKISSVVTLWSSDCDGRYSKQELSEQVKEAERSISLLNATRPPGEALPVDVGFLRALLEEWSPALQELLNDPQQICYESYRLLEALASLKKKLADCSKQEDHNRDAAQEMSALGDLIAGFLKKVSPELWGKSAGGDLLPSVAMVVIEKKMDRHQEMCSLFASEKSWAFTDEWVACLVRNKDLFREPELVSKLLETLASADSSGKQEQQATVARVLLECYMDLPLPDKNKVIWGVLAAWGRRGLSKVSPAFSEGFQEDLNVAFNQIIQSASGEGLKKAVASVSRLVVLNPEATIKKMSNLAVANLGTHQFLAEILCSFPALSFRETLDSEGAPVSLLLGCLKEAVWDRLSSPKEKEQFLEFLVYLMQPSGARPLLSPAEVTQALVLPFLKAGSPCVELCLQILNKVLKVPLPAEEGSWLHSCHPFPLLFCLCKLLDGFAQYWHEPQDQHCLSLEAKDLVAANLAQLCDALLAQKDSLSPELWAQSVAWLHKKVAALDWTVGLRLKSIYGEHFKNEVPATLFEVCKLPEGEWTSCPLPNYGAGSGLLAWMECCCVSAALREEMLALLTVNVDNPEEVNLFSKGFLVALVQVFPWCSHSEWRRLVGVVQSLLDQEVMYVPYSLEYVQFLPLLNFRPFAYHLQFSVLLLRAFQFLCGASGSTWLPAEAWRHVARLYCLAVSDLLGSVKDIARNQWQPAQEKSNVTRELSFVYVQIFCHALHVAAMLPDDGTSEPLLLLSLEILSQYEMLYDADEALGSALRKANERHFLESIAENVTNKELRTMLLQKLRKL